AGGGTGATCCCCTGAGCGTCCTGCCGGAGGTGATCTTCGATACATCCTCCACCGCCCATCCGCTGGGGGGCTGCAACATGGCGGAGAGCCCGCAGGACGGGGTTACCGATTACTCAGGGAAAATTCACGGCTACGACAACCTCTATGTGGTTGACGGCTCCCTGGTGGCGGCTAACCTGGGAGTGAATCCCAGCCTGACCATCACGGCCCTGGCCGAATACATCATGGCCCAGTTCCCGGCGAAGGGCGAGAAAACTCGCTGAACCCCCTGATATAGTCCGGACTGCGGGAACCGCTTATTTCACTGCTATAGTAGTAGAGCAGGCCAGCGTCCGTTTCCGGGTTCTCAGGTCTTCGCTGGAGAACTGGTTAAGGCAGGTATCGCGGACCGGCGTAGGCTTGGTCTGGTCCGGTCAAGGGTGGCTGTGCCAGATTTTGCTTGACTGGCTGCA
The nucleotide sequence above comes from Candidatus Neomarinimicrobiota bacterium. Encoded proteins:
- a CDS encoding GMC family oxidoreductase is translated as GDPLSVLPEVIFDTSSTAHPLGGCNMAESPQDGVTDYSGKIHGYDNLYVVDGSLVAANLGVNPSLTITALAEYIMAQFPAKGEKTR